A stretch of the Bacillus licheniformis DSM 13 = ATCC 14580 genome encodes the following:
- a CDS encoding RNA ligase, with protein sequence MRTLVLLRGCPGTGKSTWIRDHQLNQYTLSADQLRLIHQSPVLNLEGKYDISQKNDGKVWKLLFSLLEERMERGEFTIVDATHAKQSMISGYKALVLKYRYRAYVVDFPNVPLETALLRNRERAEHKRVPDSVVHAMHERILSEPAPSWTTVIKPEEFADAMQYKPRRLDSYKKIHVIGDVHGCFTVLDSYLKGRLEDDELYIFTGDMVDRGIENAKVVQFLLRIKDRKNVILLEGNHDKYLKQYGHDEVTRSSVFNKKTKPELDEAGFDKRDIRELARRFHQIAYFTYGQDTYIITHGGISALPDNLLFTATSQLINGVGGYETDIDHVFTKNMEGRNIIQIHGHRNMFRLPVHAAAKSYNLEGQVEHGGHLRVVTIDRSGIQTHEIKNDVFKTSAPPLTSHHAHEELTVEHFLKHLDEHDYVSEQKLAGGISSFNFTRKAFQERKWDSVSMKARGLFINRNTNEIVSRSYNKFFNIEERLTTKMHVLVNTLRFPVTVYDKANGFLGTVGYNSETDELVFTSKSYTSSGQKDGHAKWVEELFYKTFDASQTEAMKEYVKKRNVSLVFEVVLPEKDPHIIEYESDKLVLLDIVKRQMKYEKLLYEDVLRFAETFRVECKQKVITFHQWTDFYKWYLSVSNDPSIEEEGYVIEDSAGFMTKLKLPFYQYWKFIRGIKHRLGAAAARSPQHEALFHSEHVKFLAWAKTKDSEYFKNQSVIAIRNDFYNET encoded by the coding sequence ATGAGGACTTTAGTACTGCTTAGAGGCTGCCCTGGCACCGGAAAATCAACCTGGATCAGGGATCATCAATTGAATCAATATACGCTGTCTGCCGATCAGCTGAGGCTGATCCATCAGTCACCAGTGTTAAATTTGGAAGGGAAATACGACATTTCCCAAAAAAATGACGGCAAGGTATGGAAGCTTTTGTTCAGCCTGCTTGAAGAAAGGATGGAGAGGGGAGAATTCACGATCGTTGATGCCACACATGCAAAACAAAGCATGATTTCCGGCTATAAAGCTCTCGTTTTAAAGTATCGCTACAGAGCGTATGTGGTTGATTTTCCCAATGTTCCGCTTGAGACCGCCCTGTTGAGAAACCGCGAGAGGGCTGAGCATAAGCGGGTGCCAGACAGCGTGGTTCACGCCATGCACGAGCGGATTTTATCCGAACCGGCGCCTTCCTGGACAACAGTGATCAAGCCGGAAGAATTTGCCGATGCTATGCAGTATAAGCCGAGGCGGCTTGACAGCTACAAAAAAATACATGTCATCGGGGATGTGCACGGCTGTTTTACGGTGCTTGATTCCTATTTGAAAGGCAGACTCGAAGATGACGAGTTATATATTTTTACAGGCGATATGGTTGATAGAGGAATAGAAAACGCAAAAGTCGTCCAATTCCTTCTCCGTATCAAAGACCGCAAAAATGTGATTTTGCTCGAAGGAAATCATGATAAATATTTAAAGCAATACGGGCATGACGAAGTAACAAGAAGCAGCGTATTCAACAAGAAGACAAAACCAGAATTAGACGAAGCAGGTTTTGACAAGAGAGATATCAGGGAACTGGCCAGGCGCTTCCACCAAATTGCCTACTTCACGTATGGACAAGACACTTACATCATCACGCACGGCGGCATTTCCGCGCTCCCTGACAACCTTCTGTTTACGGCTACCAGCCAGCTGATCAACGGTGTCGGCGGATATGAGACAGATATCGACCATGTCTTTACGAAAAATATGGAAGGGCGGAACATCATTCAAATCCACGGGCACAGAAACATGTTCCGACTTCCAGTGCATGCAGCTGCAAAATCATATAACCTGGAAGGGCAGGTGGAGCACGGCGGGCATTTAAGAGTTGTCACCATTGATCGGTCGGGAATTCAAACACACGAAATAAAAAATGATGTGTTTAAAACTTCCGCTCCTCCGCTTACTTCTCATCACGCGCACGAGGAGCTGACGGTCGAACATTTTCTAAAGCATTTGGACGAACATGATTATGTGTCTGAGCAAAAACTAGCCGGCGGCATTTCCTCTTTTAACTTTACGAGAAAGGCTTTTCAGGAGAGAAAATGGGACAGCGTCAGCATGAAGGCAAGAGGGCTGTTTATTAATAGAAACACGAATGAAATCGTCAGCAGAAGCTACAACAAATTTTTCAACATCGAGGAGCGTCTGACGACGAAAATGCATGTTCTCGTTAACACGCTGCGCTTTCCGGTCACCGTCTATGATAAGGCGAATGGATTTTTGGGAACGGTCGGCTACAATTCTGAAACCGATGAGCTTGTCTTCACCTCAAAATCCTATACATCAAGCGGACAAAAAGACGGCCATGCGAAATGGGTGGAAGAGCTGTTTTACAAAACGTTTGACGCATCTCAAACAGAGGCTATGAAAGAATATGTGAAAAAACGCAATGTTTCGTTAGTGTTTGAAGTCGTGCTGCCAGAAAAAGATCCGCACATTATCGAGTACGAATCGGACAAGCTTGTCCTTCTCGACATTGTCAAGAGGCAGATGAAATATGAAAAGCTGCTGTATGAAGACGTCCTTCGTTTTGCGGAGACATTCCGCGTAGAATGTAAGCAAAAAGTCATTACTTTTCATCAGTGGACCGATTTTTATAAATGGTACCTGTCTGTGTCAAATGACCCGTCGATTGAAGAGGAAGGATATGTGATTGAAGACTCGGCAGGATTTATGACAAAATTAAAACTGCCTTTCTATCAATATTGGAAGTTCATCCGCGGAATCAAACACAGACTCGGCGCGGCTGCTGCTCGCTCGCCCCAACACGAGGCACTGTTCCATTCCGAGCATGTGAAGTTTCTCGCCTGGGCAAAAACAAAAGACAGCGAGTATTTTAAAAATCAGTCTGTTATCGCCATCCGAAACGACTTTTACAACGAAACCTGA
- a CDS encoding IS3 family transposase (programmed frameshift), with protein sequence MGTRVHYAEEVKWEVIKMKQAGMTNKEIMEQLGIKNKTQIKTWMRWYKTGQTYRFSQQVGKQYSYGKESEEMSELEELKLKNKQLEAQLAIIKKVPGDRKELEPRVIVQVVEELSATFKIIDILGVLGIPKSTYYRWKKKYKKVELTSLEELVIKLCKKNFYHYGHRKIKSILNRKYGINVNRKTVQKIMQKFEIQCQVKKKRQKYICGESNIIVPNTLNRNFKASRLNEKWVTDITYLPYGSTMLYLSTIMDLYNNEIVAYKIGTSQDINLVLDTLREAVELRKPVGLLLHSDQGSVYTSHAYQNLAKEKGITTSMSRKGNCHDNAVIESFHSSLKSEGFNAQSRASISNSKVVQIVNQYMYRYNHVRIQAKLNYLSPLEYRGQAA encoded by the exons ATGGGCACAAGAGTACATTACGCAGAAGAAGTAAAATGGGAAGTAATTAAAATGAAACAAGCTGGAATGACAAACAAAGAAATAATGGAACAACTGGGGATAAAAAATAAGACTCAAATTAAAACATGGATGCGATGGTACAAAACAGGCCAAACCTATCGATTTTCGCAACAAGTTGGAAAACAATATTCCTACGGTAAAGAATCGGAGGAAATGAGTGAGCTAGAAGAATTAAAACTAAAGAATAAACAGCTAGAGGCTCAATTGGCAATTATAA AAAAAGTACCAGGAGATCGAAAGGAGTTGGAGCCACGAGTCATTGTCCAAGTTGTAGAAGAACTCTCAGCCACTTTTAAAATAATTGATATTCTTGGAGTATTAGGCATACCTAAGTCAACATATTACCGTTGGAAAAAGAAGTATAAAAAAGTTGAGCTAACTTCATTAGAAGAGCTAGTAATCAAGCTGTGTAAGAAAAACTTCTATCACTATGGTCATCGTAAAATTAAATCCATCTTAAACAGAAAGTATGGGATAAATGTAAACCGCAAAACTGTACAAAAAATTATGCAAAAGTTTGAGATTCAGTGTCAAGTTAAGAAGAAGCGACAAAAGTACATTTGTGGTGAGAGTAATATTATTGTGCCGAACACTCTCAATCGTAATTTTAAAGCAAGCCGATTAAATGAAAAATGGGTAACCGACATTACCTACTTACCTTATGGCTCGACTATGTTATATTTATCAACGATTATGGACTTATATAACAACGAAATAGTGGCTTACAAAATAGGTACGAGCCAAGATATTAACCTAGTATTAGACACATTGAGGGAAGCTGTAGAATTACGTAAACCAGTAGGGTTACTTCTTCATAGCGACCAGGGATCTGTCTATACTTCACATGCATATCAGAATTTGGCCAAAGAAAAAGGCATTACCACAAGCATGTCTCGAAAAGGAAACTGCCATGATAATGCCGTCATTGAATCCTTTCACTCCTCGCTAAAGTCGGAAGGATTTAACGCTCAAAGTAGAGCATCTATATCCAATTCTAAAGTAGTACAAATTGTAAATCAATACATGTATCGATATAATCATGTACGAATTCAGGCAAAATTAAACTACCTGTCCCCACTGGAATACAGGGGACAGGCAGCATAG
- a CDS encoding Hsp20/alpha crystallin family protein yields MPLVPYEPFKHLNTIRREFDRVFADFPANFGGEHGFGDIRVDVHEAGNEIVASCDIPGLESKEDVHIEVENNMLHISGTINRSSEVKEENMHRKERFTGRFHRAVALPAPVSREGIRASYRNGVLEVRMPKDKPDEKKRIDVEFH; encoded by the coding sequence ATGCCGTTAGTACCTTACGAACCATTTAAACATTTGAATACGATCAGAAGAGAGTTTGATCGGGTGTTTGCCGATTTTCCGGCAAACTTTGGAGGAGAGCACGGCTTTGGCGATATCAGGGTTGATGTGCATGAAGCCGGGAATGAAATCGTCGCCTCCTGCGATATCCCGGGCCTTGAAAGCAAAGAAGATGTTCATATTGAGGTTGAAAACAATATGCTTCATATCAGCGGAACCATCAACAGGTCAAGCGAAGTAAAAGAGGAAAACATGCACCGGAAAGAACGATTTACAGGCCGTTTTCACAGGGCAGTCGCGCTTCCTGCTCCCGTCAGCCGTGAAGGAATAAGAGCTTCTTATAGGAACGGCGTGCTTGAAGTGAGAATGCCGAAAGACAAGCCCGACGAAAAAAAGAGGATAGATGTGGAATTTCATTAA
- a CDS encoding spore germination protein: MSAQKQEKTNVFLDPSKNEAYFKKRVGMGESFDLGVRKVFILGHEVQLYYVNGLCDTQYIIHLLRELVHLNDKEKESGEVEDIVENRLLNQQVSKAETLDEAVDQVLSGLVAIIVEDAGFAFIIDVRSYPGRTPEEPDTEKVVRGARDGLVENIIVNTALIRRRIRDERLRYKMLHIGERSKTDICLCYLEDVADPDLVEVLKKEIEDVKIDGLPMSDKSVEEFLVGQGYNPFPLVRFTERADVAASHILEGHVIVIVDTSPSVIITPTTLFHHVQHAEEYRQTPAVGTFLRWVRFFGILASTFLLPLWLLFVIHPSLLPDNLSFIGLNKDTHIPIIMQIFLADLGVEFLRMAAIHTPTALSTAMGLIAAVLIGDIAINVGLFSPEVILYVSLSAIGAYTTPSYELSLANKMVKLFMLILVALFKVEGFVIGLTILTIVMTSIRSLRTPYLWPLLPFNGKAFWHVLVRTSVPGGKVRPSIVHPRNRSRQP, encoded by the coding sequence ATGAGTGCTCAAAAGCAAGAGAAGACGAACGTATTCCTTGATCCTTCTAAGAATGAAGCGTATTTCAAGAAGCGGGTCGGCATGGGAGAAAGCTTTGACCTTGGCGTACGGAAGGTCTTTATTCTCGGACATGAAGTTCAGCTTTATTATGTCAACGGATTGTGCGACACACAATACATCATTCACCTGTTAAGAGAACTGGTGCATCTGAATGATAAAGAAAAAGAATCGGGCGAGGTCGAAGACATCGTCGAAAACAGGCTTTTGAACCAGCAGGTTTCAAAAGCGGAAACGCTTGATGAAGCTGTCGACCAAGTGTTGTCAGGACTGGTTGCCATCATCGTCGAAGATGCGGGCTTTGCTTTTATCATCGATGTCAGAAGCTACCCGGGCAGAACGCCGGAAGAACCTGATACAGAAAAAGTCGTACGCGGTGCAAGGGACGGACTCGTCGAGAACATCATCGTCAACACAGCCCTGATTAGACGCCGGATCAGAGATGAGCGCTTGCGCTACAAAATGCTTCATATCGGTGAACGCTCTAAAACAGACATCTGCCTCTGCTATTTGGAAGACGTTGCAGATCCCGATCTTGTTGAAGTATTAAAAAAAGAAATTGAAGATGTGAAGATCGACGGGCTGCCGATGTCGGATAAATCGGTAGAGGAATTCCTGGTCGGCCAAGGCTACAATCCGTTTCCGCTTGTCAGGTTTACGGAAAGGGCAGACGTAGCCGCAAGCCATATTTTAGAGGGGCATGTCATCGTGATCGTCGATACGTCGCCAAGCGTCATCATCACACCGACCACTTTGTTTCACCATGTTCAGCATGCTGAGGAATACAGACAGACGCCGGCTGTTGGGACGTTTTTAAGGTGGGTGCGGTTTTTCGGTATTTTGGCCTCCACCTTTTTGCTGCCGCTTTGGCTGCTGTTTGTCATTCATCCGTCGCTCTTGCCTGATAATTTATCGTTTATCGGGTTGAATAAAGACACCCATATTCCGATTATCATGCAGATTTTCCTGGCGGATCTCGGCGTCGAATTTTTAAGAATGGCCGCCATTCATACGCCGACGGCGCTTTCGACTGCAATGGGCCTGATCGCCGCTGTATTGATCGGCGATATCGCGATCAATGTCGGCTTGTTTTCTCCCGAAGTCATTTTATACGTTTCCCTCTCGGCAATCGGAGCCTACACGACACCAAGCTACGAGCTGAGCCTGGCGAATAAAATGGTGAAGCTGTTTATGCTGATATTGGTGGCGCTTTTTAAAGTGGAGGGATTTGTCATCGGATTAACGATCTTAACTATAGTGATGACTTCGATCAGGTCATTGCGAACGCCTTACTTATGGCCTCTCCTCCCGTTCAATGGAAAAGCGTTTTGGCATGTTCTCGTGCGCACGTCCGTTCCAGGGGGAAAAGTCAGGCCGAGCATCGTTCATCCGAGAAACCGCTCCAGACAGCCGTGA
- the lysA gene encoding diaminopimelate decarboxylase, whose translation MFLHGTSRQNERGHLEIGGVDVLSLAERYGTPLYVYDVALIRERARKFQKAFKEAGLKAQVAYASKAFSSVAMIQLAEQEGLSLDVVSGGELFTAIKAGFPAERIHFHGNNKSPEELAMALEHQIGCIVLDNFHEIAITEDLCKRSGQTVDVLLRITPGVEAHTHDYITTGQEDSKFGFDLHNGQVEQAIEQVLRSSAFKLLGVHCHIGSQIFDTAGFVLAADKIFEKLAEWRETYSFIPEVLNLGGGFGIRYTKDDEPLAADVYVEKIIEAVKANAEHFGFDIPEIWIEPGRSLVGDAGTTLYTIGSQKEVPGIRKYVAIDGGMSDNIRPALYEAKYEAAVANRMNDACHDTASIAGKCCESGDMLIWDLEIPEVRDGDVLAVFCTGAYGYSMANNYNRIPRPAVVFVEDGEAQLVIQRETYEDIVKLDLPLKSKVKQ comes from the coding sequence TTGTTTTTACACGGTACTAGCAGACAAAATGAAAGAGGGCACCTCGAAATCGGCGGTGTCGATGTTCTATCATTGGCAGAAAGATACGGAACACCTCTTTATGTATACGATGTCGCGCTGATTAGAGAGCGCGCCCGAAAATTCCAGAAGGCATTCAAGGAAGCCGGTTTAAAAGCGCAGGTAGCGTATGCAAGCAAGGCGTTTTCATCGGTTGCCATGATTCAGCTTGCCGAACAAGAGGGGCTGTCTCTGGATGTGGTATCGGGAGGAGAGCTTTTCACTGCGATCAAAGCAGGGTTCCCAGCTGAGCGGATTCATTTTCACGGAAACAATAAGAGCCCTGAAGAACTAGCCATGGCGCTGGAGCATCAAATCGGCTGCATCGTGCTCGATAACTTTCACGAGATCGCCATTACAGAAGATCTTTGCAAGCGATCAGGACAAACTGTAGACGTTTTGCTCAGAATCACTCCGGGAGTTGAAGCGCACACGCACGATTATATTACGACGGGGCAGGAAGATTCCAAATTCGGTTTTGATCTGCATAATGGACAGGTCGAACAAGCCATCGAACAAGTCCTCCGCTCGTCTGCGTTTAAGCTCCTCGGCGTGCACTGCCACATCGGTTCGCAAATTTTTGATACGGCAGGATTTGTCCTTGCAGCAGACAAGATTTTCGAGAAGCTTGCGGAATGGCGGGAGACTTACTCTTTCATTCCGGAAGTGCTCAATCTTGGCGGGGGCTTCGGCATCCGCTATACAAAAGACGACGAGCCGCTTGCAGCTGATGTTTATGTTGAAAAAATCATCGAGGCGGTCAAAGCAAATGCCGAGCATTTCGGCTTTGACATCCCTGAGATTTGGATCGAACCAGGCCGGTCTCTCGTCGGTGATGCGGGGACTACGCTGTACACGATCGGTTCTCAAAAAGAGGTGCCGGGCATTCGCAAATATGTAGCCATCGACGGCGGCATGAGCGATAATATCAGGCCGGCGCTTTATGAGGCAAAATATGAAGCAGCCGTCGCCAACAGGATGAACGATGCTTGTCATGATACCGCATCAATCGCAGGAAAATGCTGCGAAAGCGGAGATATGCTGATTTGGGATTTGGAAATCCCCGAAGTTCGCGACGGAGATGTGCTCGCCGTTTTCTGCACCGGTGCGTACGGCTACAGCATGGCCAACAACTACAACCGCATTCCGCGCCCGGCCGTCGTCTTTGTCGAGGACGGGGAAGCGCAGCTCGTCATTCAGAGAGAGACGTATGAGGATATCGTCAAGCTGGATCTGCCGCTGAAATCGAAAGTCAAACAATAA
- a CDS encoding DUF1002 domain-containing protein, protein MKIMNDKRAARYDAGRAFDLKRKFSLFFFETSLIFHPSIFRNALFPFRQASLKVQQFCLKPAFLRRALSLKKSILGIFTALCLLIFPQVSFADAAVGDVIVTLGKDLSSQDRQKVLKEMNAPENATIIEVTNDEEHKYLGDYIPKAQIGTRAISSSSITVAKKGTGLEVQTHNISRITDEMYLNALMTAGVKDAKVYVTAPFEVSGTAALTGLMKAYETTSGEKISEDVKKVANEELVTTSELGEKIGSENASALMAKVKEEISKNGVPESKEELEKTIDSAASELGVTLTEDQKNSLISLFNNMKNINIDWNQVGDQLDKAKDKITKFLDSEEGQNFLQKLIDFFVSLWNAIVSVFTGGGTSESNG, encoded by the coding sequence GTGAAAATCATGAATGATAAAAGAGCGGCGAGATACGATGCCGGGAGGGCATTTGACTTGAAGAGAAAATTCTCTCTTTTTTTCTTTGAAACCTCACTCATCTTTCATCCGTCTATATTTCGGAACGCATTATTTCCGTTCCGGCAGGCTTCTTTAAAAGTACAGCAATTCTGCCTGAAGCCTGCATTTTTAAGGAGGGCATTGAGCTTGAAAAAATCGATACTAGGAATCTTTACAGCATTGTGTCTGCTCATTTTCCCGCAGGTCAGCTTCGCTGACGCCGCAGTGGGTGATGTCATCGTCACGCTGGGGAAAGACTTGTCAAGCCAGGACAGACAAAAAGTATTAAAAGAAATGAATGCGCCTGAAAATGCGACCATCATCGAGGTGACAAATGATGAGGAGCATAAATATTTAGGGGATTATATACCGAAAGCACAAATCGGAACAAGAGCGATTTCTTCTTCTTCAATTACCGTAGCGAAAAAAGGCACCGGTTTGGAAGTTCAGACACACAATATCAGCAGAATTACAGATGAGATGTATTTGAACGCGCTGATGACGGCCGGTGTAAAAGACGCCAAAGTCTATGTCACCGCTCCGTTTGAAGTGTCAGGCACAGCCGCTTTAACCGGATTGATGAAAGCGTATGAAACGACTTCGGGCGAAAAAATTTCCGAAGATGTGAAAAAGGTCGCGAATGAAGAGCTTGTCACCACTTCAGAGCTTGGCGAGAAAATCGGCAGTGAAAACGCGTCAGCGCTGATGGCCAAAGTCAAGGAAGAAATCTCGAAAAACGGAGTTCCCGAGTCAAAAGAGGAATTGGAGAAAACGATTGATTCGGCTGCTTCCGAACTTGGCGTGACACTCACAGAAGATCAGAAAAACTCTCTTATATCTTTATTTAATAACATGAAAAATATTAATATCGACTGGAACCAGGTTGGAGACCAGCTTGACAAAGCAAAGGATAAAATCACGAAATTCTTGGATTCTGAAGAAGGACAAAACTTTCTTCAAAAACTGATCGACTTCTTTGTGTCTCTGTGGAACGCCATCGTTTCCGTATTCACCGGCGGCGGCACCTCAGAGTCCAACGGTTAA
- a CDS encoding poly-gamma-glutamate hydrolase family protein yields MKPAKVSLLHRLLQCLKQCVDCNTVNRFTAINIFVNILLISAVISFPYSAAAHGATQSGDQYSSFEELERNEDPASYRITEKNARVPMLIMAIHGGGIEPGTSEIANEVSKNYSLYLFEGLKSSGNTDLHITSTRFDEPAALAITASHQYVMSLHGYYSEDRDIKVGGTDRAKIRILVDELNRSGFAAEMLGTDDKYAGTHPNNIANKSLSGLSIQLEMSTGFRKSLFDRFTLKDRAATQNETFYRFTKLLTDFIHENYEEDGGDFPSAKIKHPLQV; encoded by the coding sequence ATGAAACCGGCCAAAGTATCCCTACTCCACCGATTGCTCCAGTGCCTGAAGCAATGTGTTGATTGTAACACAGTAAATCGTTTTACAGCAATAAACATTTTTGTGAATATTTTATTGATTTCGGCTGTGATCTCATTCCCATATTCTGCTGCGGCCCATGGCGCAACACAGTCCGGCGATCAATATTCAAGCTTTGAAGAATTGGAGCGGAATGAAGATCCAGCTTCTTACCGAATTACGGAGAAGAACGCAAGAGTGCCGATGCTCATCATGGCCATCCATGGAGGCGGCATCGAACCCGGAACGAGCGAAATCGCCAATGAAGTGTCCAAAAACTATTCCCTGTACTTGTTTGAAGGGCTGAAATCATCAGGCAATACGGACCTTCACATTACAAGCACGCGTTTTGACGAGCCAGCGGCGCTCGCAATTACTGCAAGCCACCAGTATGTCATGTCGCTCCACGGCTATTACAGTGAAGACCGCGATATTAAAGTAGGCGGCACAGACCGCGCTAAAATCAGAATATTGGTTGATGAGCTGAACCGCTCGGGGTTTGCCGCTGAAATGCTGGGGACAGATGACAAGTATGCCGGAACCCATCCGAATAACATCGCCAACAAGTCGCTTTCCGGGCTGAGCATTCAGCTTGAAATGAGCACGGGTTTCCGCAAATCTTTATTCGACCGGTTTACACTAAAAGACAGGGCGGCGACGCAAAACGAAACGTTTTACCGATTTACAAAGCTGCTGACAGATTTTATTCATGAAAACTATGAAGAAGACGGAGGGGATTTCCCCTCTGCAAAAATAAAACACCCCCTTCAAGTGTGA
- a CDS encoding stage V sporulation protein AE, whose translation MPAKRKVILVTDGDIYAAKAIEYAARKTGGRCISQSAGNPSVKTGPELVTMILQTPHDPVFVMFDDSGLQGEGPGETAMKYVAMHPDIEVLGVIAVASKTHYAEWTRVDVSIDAEGELTEYGVDKHGVKEFDVKRMNGDTVYCLDQLDVPIIVGIGDIGKMNRKDDVEKGSPITMKAVELILERSGYHECSKAREDERIP comes from the coding sequence ATGCCAGCAAAACGCAAGGTCATTTTGGTCACAGACGGCGATATATACGCTGCAAAAGCAATCGAATATGCAGCAAGAAAAACGGGTGGCCGCTGCATTTCCCAATCGGCGGGGAATCCGAGCGTTAAAACAGGACCGGAGCTTGTAACCATGATCCTGCAAACCCCTCATGATCCTGTATTCGTCATGTTTGATGATTCCGGACTTCAAGGTGAAGGCCCGGGAGAGACAGCTATGAAATATGTAGCGATGCATCCCGATATCGAGGTGCTCGGAGTCATCGCCGTCGCTTCAAAAACTCATTATGCAGAGTGGACGAGAGTCGATGTATCAATCGATGCAGAAGGCGAACTGACAGAGTACGGCGTCGATAAACACGGGGTCAAAGAGTTCGATGTCAAACGAATGAATGGTGATACAGTCTATTGCCTTGACCAGCTGGATGTTCCGATCATTGTCGGAATCGGTGATATCGGTAAGATGAACAGAAAAGACGATGTGGAAAAAGGTTCGCCGATTACAATGAAAGCGGTCGAGCTCATTTTAGAAAGGAGCGGGTATCATGAGTGCTCAAAAGCAAGAGAAGACGAACGTATTCCTTGA
- a CDS encoding Rap family tetratricopeptide repeat protein, protein MSVKIPSTAVGVKINDWYNAIRKFNVTDAEMLKAEIEREISQMEEDQDLLLYYALMEFRHRIMLDYVKPLEEGETPPDFSEILKDIEDEQGKLTGLLEYYFNFFRGMYEYKNHDYIKAISFYRRAEKKLLHVEDEIERAEFHFKMAEVFYHMKQSHVSMNYALQAIETYQAHETYTVRRIQCEFVIAGNYDDLESNEKALSHLEKALKLSQQEGQLILEGHTYYNLGNCYYKMGDFDQAAEYFNRAAAIYQEESSDILPKAFFSLALAYFKLKQLEKADDALNKGIDIARRSDDAIYLSKFHFLKALYVDDDGRAPMLETFQLLGSKKMYPDIEDLALEAAEYYNEIGRLSDSVYFYQTVFSARKQMKKGDWSYEI, encoded by the coding sequence GTGAGCGTAAAAATCCCATCGACGGCAGTCGGCGTAAAAATTAATGACTGGTATAACGCGATACGTAAATTCAACGTCACGGACGCCGAAATGCTGAAGGCAGAAATTGAGCGCGAAATTTCTCAAATGGAAGAGGATCAAGACTTATTATTGTATTACGCCTTAATGGAATTCAGACACAGAATCATGCTTGATTACGTAAAACCTTTGGAAGAAGGCGAAACCCCGCCTGACTTTTCTGAAATATTAAAAGATATCGAAGATGAACAAGGAAAGCTGACAGGCCTGCTCGAATATTATTTTAACTTTTTTAGAGGGATGTATGAATATAAAAACCATGATTATATTAAAGCGATCTCTTTTTACAGGCGCGCCGAAAAAAAGCTGCTGCACGTCGAGGACGAAATAGAGAGAGCCGAGTTTCATTTTAAAATGGCTGAAGTGTTTTATCATATGAAACAGAGCCATGTGTCGATGAACTATGCGCTTCAAGCGATTGAAACCTATCAGGCGCATGAAACCTACACGGTTCGGAGAATCCAATGCGAGTTCGTCATCGCAGGGAACTATGACGATTTAGAGTCGAATGAAAAAGCGCTGTCACATCTTGAAAAGGCGCTGAAGCTTTCACAGCAAGAAGGCCAGCTCATATTGGAAGGACACACCTATTACAATTTGGGAAACTGCTATTATAAGATGGGGGATTTCGATCAGGCAGCCGAGTACTTCAACAGGGCTGCTGCGATTTATCAAGAAGAGTCATCAGATATTCTTCCAAAAGCGTTTTTCAGTCTTGCACTTGCATATTTCAAGTTGAAGCAGCTGGAAAAGGCGGATGACGCGTTAAACAAAGGAATTGACATCGCCCGCCGATCAGACGATGCGATCTACCTTTCAAAATTTCATTTTTTAAAAGCTTTGTATGTTGATGATGACGGCAGGGCTCCAATGCTGGAGACATTTCAGCTGCTCGGGTCAAAAAAGATGTATCCCGATATTGAGGACTTGGCATTGGAAGCAGCTGAATACTATAATGAAATTGGGCGCTTGAGCGACTCTGTTTATTTCTATCAAACGGTATTCAGTGCTCGAAAACAAATGAAAAAAGGGGACTGGTCGTATGAAATCTAA
- a CDS encoding peptidylprolyl isomerase, whose translation MAKKGYIQLTNGKKIEFELYPDAAPGTVANFEKLANEGFYDGLKFHRVIPGFVSQGGCPHGTGTGGPGYTIKCETEGNPHKHEAGSLSMAHAGKDTGGSQFFIVHEPQPHLNGVHTVFGKVTSGLDAVTSMEQGQGMEKVEVFDA comes from the coding sequence ATGGCTAAAAAAGGATACATACAACTGACAAACGGCAAAAAAATCGAGTTTGAACTATATCCGGATGCGGCGCCGGGAACTGTCGCCAACTTTGAAAAACTTGCAAACGAAGGGTTCTATGACGGGCTGAAGTTCCACCGCGTCATCCCGGGCTTCGTCAGCCAGGGAGGCTGCCCGCACGGCACCGGAACAGGCGGACCTGGATATACGATTAAATGCGAGACAGAAGGGAATCCGCACAAACACGAAGCCGGTTCTCTCTCAATGGCTCACGCAGGAAAAGATACCGGAGGCAGCCAATTCTTTATCGTCCATGAGCCTCAGCCGCACTTGAACGGCGTTCACACCGTTTTCGGAAAGGTCACATCAGGCCTTGATGCCGTCACTTCAATGGAGCAGGGACAAGGCATGGAAAAAGTCGAAGTATTTGATGCATAA